The proteins below come from a single Drosophila suzukii chromosome X, CBGP_Dsuzu_IsoJpt1.0, whole genome shotgun sequence genomic window:
- the LOC108015086 gene encoding uncharacterized protein yields the protein MKVFICLLATICACNATFLSFLGGSGGGGGGGGSKITYNVIATPSSGGGGGHGGGHGGGHGYEHAQGHGYAQGHGYAQGHGGGGHGHGHGGSSQIIKVILQEGQGYSNAGGSAGGIVSSDHGHGHGHGYASGHSYGHEHGSHGGQQAQIFKIIEQAPAPAPALVPIPISIPAPAPAPTAYHASSGSSGYSYGHGHSYGQSYASGHGYGGAASFDAQQFNSILPQILQLVLQEDSFGGSGFGGGGSSDVAAINSQLINTYGSKGKAIVLKADQAQGDYFKSGHVVQRGTLKVMRVQEQQQQSLGAGGSKGGWSSGGGGGAPSGGWSSGGGSASAGGWSSGGPPSAW from the exons ATGAAG GTCTTCATCTGCCTGTTGGCCACCATCTGCGCCTGCAATGCCACTTTCCTCTCCTTTTTGGGAGGCAGTggtggtggaggaggaggaggcgggAGCAAGATCACCTATAATGTGATAGCCACGCCCAGTTCGGGAGGAGGCGGAGGTCATGGTGGAGGTCATGGCGGAGGTCATGGTTATGAACATGCCCAGGGACATGGTTATGCCCAGGGACATGGTTATGCCCAGGGACATGGCGGCGGTGGACATGGACATGGACACGGTGGCTCCTCGCAGATCATCAAGGTCATTCTGCAGGAGGGCCAGGGCTACAGCAACGCTGGAGGATCAGCCGGAGGCATTGTTTCCTCGGATCATGGGCATGGTCATGGTCATGGCTATGCCAGTGGTCACTCGTATGGCCACGAGCATGGCTCTCATGGCGGTCAGCAGGCCCAGATCTTCAAGATCATCGAACAGGCCCCGGCACCAGCTCCTGCTCTcgttcccattcccatttcgattcctgctcctgctccggCTCCCACTGCCTATCATGCCTCGAGCGGCTCCAGTGGCTACTCCTACGGCCATGGACACTCCTATGGCCAGTCGTATGCCTCGGGACATGGCTACGGGGGAGCCGCATCCTTCGATGCCCAGCAGTTCAACTCCATTCTGCCGCAGATCCTCCAGCTGGTGCTGCAGGAGGACTCCTTTGGCGGCAGTGGCTTCGGCGGTGGTGGATCCTCCGATGTGGCTGCCATCAACAGCCAGCTGATCAACACCTACGGCTCCAAGGGCAAGGCCATCGTCCTGAAGGCTGACCAGGCGCAGGGTGACTACTTCAAGAGCGGCCATGTGGTGCAGCGCGGCACCCTGAAGGTGATGCGTGTCCAGGAGCAGCAACAGCAGTCCCTGGGTGCTGGTGGCTCCAAGGGAGGCTGGAGTTCGGGGGGAGGCGGTGGTGCCCCATCCGGTGGCTGGAGTTCCGGCGGAGGAAGCGCTTCTGCCGGCGGCTGGAGTAGCGGTGGTCCACCCTCCGCCTGGTAG
- the Hk gene encoding LOW QUALITY PROTEIN: uncharacterized protein Hk (The sequence of the model RefSeq protein was modified relative to this genomic sequence to represent the inferred CDS: substituted 2 bases at 2 genomic stop codons): MSMALCNLNGDGSAAQSTAQSQSPAVAAAHSHTLQQESTPLLLGHDQSAAAAEVAGRGDAAVTSIEMPTVAGSDSAGVPSLPLPASLPAQPPAQPQPPLLMALPANLNFVTGPTTQQLMIGNGAVGVIPSTNDNNNNNNNVDNTSDESNPVTIYRCRAPIASLDCMEEFSGRSISLGSNPALPLRHGSTPTPGLRYKNLGKSGLRISNVGLGTWPVFSPGVSDEQAEAILKLAIESGINLFDISEAHSETEIGKILQRAGWKRTAYVITTKVYWSTKSEERGLSRKHIIECVRASLQRLQLQYIDIVIIHKADPMCPMEVVRAMSYVIQQGWAMYWGTARWSQVEIMEAYTNCRQFNCITPIVEQSEYHMFCREKCELYLPEMYNKIGVGLMAWGPLSMALSDTQNGDKLFLPKGSFKTKSFSWTEDEINRNAALSPQGSWGKDRIEEGRRHCDRLRDLAALAEKLGCSPTQLSIAWSLKHEPVQCLLLGATSAEQLHQSLQSLQLLPRLSSSVMLELERILENKPVRPPMISTLALRXQSACPQGPLSLSGGGPCGADSPKHEDEAFIEEVDAAKDAAKQGFCLIQXRKESLDNDNKFLKVISSKTSLSSNTMTTTISKQEQQQHLQQQQQQQQQYVQLQQQALLTSDSVAVPIAADLQFDTLNNNNQNNNTGSPDQALPSNDEPQKRRSLLNFKSLDFHLKSLYSGLRSHSGTGTPPSQPNSSIPAVDLTQRRMPYLRVESVDPEEPRGSVIHPGHSPSFLSPYSGAGAAGAASLQLPSSDGATIRRSSTSDIVNCRRGGGAGGSGGGAASAQDSRRPSTSDLLRKARERKGSEARMGRSVSHSGLTRGGPGGGGGGLGGRRTSMAF; encoded by the exons ATGTCGATGGCATTGTGCAATTTAAACGGCGACGGCAGTGCGGCGCAGTCGACGGCGCAGTCGCAGTCGCCGGCCGTCGCGGCAGCGCATTCACATACGCTGCAGCAGGAGAGTACGCCGCTGCTCTTGGGCCACGACCAGAGTGCTGCTGCGGCAGAGGTCGCCGGCAGAGGTGACGCAGCGGTCACTTCCATTGAAATGCCCACTGTCGCAGGCAGCGATTCTGCTGGCGTACCATCGCTGCCTCTGCCGGCATCGCTGCCAGCGCAGCCGCCAGCGCAGCCGCAGCCACCGCTGCTGATGGCGCTGCCCGCCAACCTAAACTTCGTAACGGGACCCACGACACAGCAGCTGATGATCGGTAACGGCGCCGTCGGCGTCATTCCCTCGACCAAcgacaacaataacaacaacaacaatgtgGACAATACTAGCGACGAATCGAACCCGGTCACCATTTACAG GTGCCGGGCTCCCATTGCGTCACTCGACTGTATGGAGGAGTTCAGTG GCCGCTCCATCAGCCTGGGCTCCAATCCGGCGCTGCCGCTGCGGCACGGCTCCACGCCGACGCCGGGGCTGCGGTACAAGAATCTCGGCAAGAGCGGCCTCCGGATCTCCAACGTGGGCCTGGGCACCTGGCCCGTCTTCTCGCCGGGCGTGAGCGATGAGCAGGCGGAGGCCATCCTCAAGCTGGCCATCGAGAGCGGGATCAACCTGTTCGACATCTCGGAGGCCCACTCGGAGACCGAGATCGGCAAGATCCTGCAGCGGGCGGGCTGGAAGCGGACCGCCTACGTCATCACCACGAAGGTCTACTGGAGCACCAA GTCCGAGGAACGAGGTCTTTCCCGGAAACACATCATCGAGTGTGTTAGGGCCAGTTTGCAGCGACTGCAGCTGCAGTACATCGATATCGTCATCATTCACAAGGCGGATCCCATGTGTCCCATGGAGG TGGTGCGCGCCATGAGCTACGTTATACAGCAGGGCTGGGCAATGTACTGGGGCACCGCCAGGTGGAGCCAGGTGGAGATCATGGAGGCCTACACCAACTGCCGCCAGTTCAACTGCATCACGCCCATCGTGGAGCAGTCCGAGTACCACATGTTCTGCCGCGAGAAGTGCGAGCTCTACCTGCCGGAGATGTACAACAAGATCGGCGTGGGCCTCATGGCCTGGGGCCCCCTCTCGATGGCCCTGAGCGACACCCAGAACGGCGACAAGCTCTTCCTGCCCAAGGGATCCTTCAAGACGAAGAGCTTCTCGTGGACCGAGGACGAGATCAATCGCAAT GCCGCTCTGTCGCCGCAGGGCAGTTGGGGCAAGGACCGGATTGAGGAGGGGCGCCGCCACTGCGACCGCCTCCGTGACCTTGCCGCCCTCGCCGAGAAGCTGGGCTGCAGCCCCACCCAGCTGTCGATCGCCTGGTCGCTGAAGCACGAGCCTGTCCAGTGTCTGTTGTTGGGCGCCACCTCGGCGGAGCAGCTCCACCAGAGCCTGCAGTCGTTGCAg CTGCTGCCACGGCTCTCCTCGAGCGTCATGCTGGAGCTGGAGCGGATCCTGGAGAACAAACCGGTGCGGCCGCCGATGATCTCGACCCTGGCGCTCCGGTGACAATCAGCGTGCCCGCAGGGGCCGCTCAGCCTGAGCGGCGGCGGACCCTGCGGCGCAGACTCGCCGAAGCACGAGGATGAGGCCTTCATCGAGGAGGTGGACGCTGCCAAGGATGCTGCCAAGCAGGGATTCTGCCTCATCCAGTGACGAAAGGAGTCCTTAGATAACGATAATAAATTTTTGAAAGTGATTAGCAGTAAAACTAGCCTAAGTAGCAATACCATGACGACAACAATAAGcaagcaggagcagcagcaacatctccagcagcagcagcagcagcagcagcaatatgTGCAACTTCAGCAGCAAGCTTTGCTGACCAGCGATTCGGTAGCGGTTCCCATCGCAGCTGACCTCCAGTTCGACACCCTGAATAATAACAACCAAAACAATAACACTGGCAGTCCGGACCAGGCTCTGCCCTCCAATGATGAGCCCCAGAAACGCCGCTCCCTGCTGAACTTCAAGAGTCTGGACTTTCACCTGAAGTCCCTGTACAGCGGATTGCGCAGTCATTCGGGCACGGGAACTCCGCCAAGCCAGCCGAACAGCTCGATTCCAGCGGTGGATCTGACGCAGCGCAGGATGCCCTATTTGCGGGTGGAGAGTGTGGATCCCGAGGAGCCCAGGGGATCGGTCATCCATCCCGGACACTCCCCCAGCTTTCTATCACCCTACAGTGGAGCAGGGGCAGCCGGAGCTGCCAGCCTCCAGTTGCCCTCAAGCGATGGGGCCACCATCAGGAGATCCTCAACTTCGGATATAGTCAATTGCCGGCGGGGAGGGGGAGCAGGGGGATCAGGGGGAGGAGCAGCCTCTGCCCAGGACAGCCGAAGGCCCAGCACATCGGATTTGCTCAGAAAGGCCAGGGAACGGAAGGGCAGTGAGGCCCGAATGGGCAGGAGTGTCTCCCACAGTGGGCTGACCAGGGGCGGACCCGGCGGAGGAGGCGGTGGTCTGGGGGGCAGAAGAACCAGCATGGCCTTCTAA